In a single window of the Nocardiopsis composta genome:
- a CDS encoding SGNH/GDSL hydrolase family protein produces MRRPNAGRRGRIAAAAALAAALLLVVVVAVPPARDGLTGAWCALTGCPPGDGGPGRDSGEEDWRVRLDPVEAATWGHYVAIGDSYSSGDGAGDYLTGTTGDDGCWRSANSYPSRTAEAFDFAGGFGFEACSKERADRMLEEAGDGSQLDRITEFTSLVSVGIGGNDLGFTPVLRTCMVRMPLLSSGVCTGQEESIDRRMGAVGSSVEEIIAEVRDRAPDARVLLLGYPRLFPDEPPGMYYTLTVEDQVWLNGTVERFNDRLRRAAEEADEAIAEDGETGSVEFVDVYDTLDGHEVSVEESWLNGVVLRSLTEGISVDRSSFHPTSAGQAAFGDRVEETVSEGPGRDLYAARERVDGAEPEVLARDLAD; encoded by the coding sequence GTGCGGAGACCGAACGCGGGGCGGCGCGGACGCATCGCCGCGGCGGCCGCCCTCGCCGCGGCCCTGCTCCTGGTGGTCGTGGTGGCGGTGCCGCCGGCCCGGGACGGCCTGACCGGCGCCTGGTGCGCGCTGACCGGCTGCCCGCCGGGGGACGGCGGCCCCGGGCGGGACTCCGGGGAGGAGGACTGGCGGGTCCGGCTCGACCCGGTGGAGGCCGCCACCTGGGGCCACTACGTCGCGATCGGCGACTCCTACTCCTCCGGGGACGGCGCCGGCGACTACCTCACCGGTACCACCGGCGACGACGGGTGCTGGCGCTCCGCCAACTCCTACCCGTCGCGCACCGCCGAGGCGTTCGACTTCGCCGGCGGGTTCGGCTTCGAGGCGTGCAGCAAGGAGCGGGCCGACCGGATGCTGGAGGAGGCCGGCGACGGCTCCCAGCTGGACCGGATCACCGAGTTCACCTCGCTGGTCAGCGTCGGGATCGGCGGCAACGACCTGGGCTTCACCCCGGTGCTGCGGACCTGCATGGTGCGGATGCCGCTGCTGTCCAGCGGGGTGTGCACCGGCCAGGAGGAGAGCATCGACCGGCGGATGGGGGCGGTCGGCTCCTCGGTGGAGGAGATCATCGCCGAGGTCCGCGACCGCGCGCCCGACGCGCGGGTGCTGCTGCTCGGCTACCCGCGGCTCTTCCCCGACGAGCCGCCGGGCATGTACTACACGCTGACCGTGGAGGACCAGGTCTGGCTGAACGGCACGGTGGAGCGGTTCAACGACCGGCTGCGCCGCGCCGCGGAGGAGGCCGACGAGGCGATCGCCGAGGACGGCGAGACGGGCAGCGTGGAGTTCGTCGACGTCTACGACACCCTCGACGGGCACGAGGTCAGCGTGGAGGAGTCCTGGCTCAACGGTGTGGTGCTGCGCAGCCTCACCGAGGGCATCTCGGTGGACCGGAGCAGCTTCCACCCCACCTCGGCGGGGCAGGCGGCGTTCGGCGATCGGGTGGAGGAGACCGTCTCCGAGGGGCCCGGCCGCGACCTGTACGCCGCGCGCGAGCGGGTGGACGGCGCGGAGCCCGAGGTGCTCGCCCGCGACCTGGCCGACTAG
- a CDS encoding 8-amino-7-oxononanoate synthase, whose protein sequence is MTATGEDTAPPASGRGAGAAGPFGWLAAAAREREAAGLRRVLRPRRPGEDLLDLASNDYLGLTRHPKVVRAAAGAARRWGAGATGSRLVTGDTVLHRELEAELADFYGAEAALVFSSGYAANLAMVTALAGAGAHLVCDRGNHASLIDAARLAKGAGARVSLFDHGDPAAAAAALAAPPAEGLRPVVLSDTVFSVDGDLTDVAALARACRDAGAALLLDDAHGLGVLGEGGAGCLTAAGLRGDPGTAVSATLSKSLGAQGGAVLGPAAVVRHLVETARTFIFDTGLAPPAAAAALAALRVLRAEPERPARLRGLARELAAGLAGCGLEASVPDAAVVSVTAPSPEACVEWARRCADAGVRVGCFRPPSVPDARSRLRLTLRADLTDAELARALDTVAATRP, encoded by the coding sequence ATGACCGCGACCGGAGAGGACACCGCACCGCCCGCGTCGGGGCGCGGCGCCGGGGCGGCCGGCCCGTTCGGGTGGCTCGCGGCGGCGGCCCGGGAGCGGGAGGCCGCCGGGCTCCGCCGCGTGCTGCGGCCGCGCCGCCCCGGCGAGGACCTGCTCGACCTGGCCTCCAACGACTACCTGGGGCTGACCCGGCACCCGAAGGTGGTCCGGGCCGCGGCCGGGGCGGCCCGGCGGTGGGGTGCGGGCGCGACCGGTTCGCGGCTGGTCACCGGGGACACCGTGCTCCACCGCGAGCTGGAGGCGGAGCTGGCCGATTTCTACGGCGCCGAGGCCGCGCTCGTCTTCTCCTCCGGTTACGCCGCGAACCTCGCCATGGTCACCGCGCTGGCCGGGGCCGGCGCGCACCTGGTGTGCGACCGGGGGAACCACGCGTCGCTGATCGACGCCGCCCGGCTGGCCAAGGGGGCCGGGGCCCGGGTGTCGCTGTTCGACCACGGCGACCCCGCCGCGGCGGCCGCCGCGCTGGCCGCACCGCCCGCCGAGGGGCTGCGCCCGGTGGTCCTCTCCGACACGGTGTTCTCCGTGGACGGCGACCTCACCGACGTGGCGGCGCTCGCCCGCGCCTGCCGGGACGCCGGGGCGGCGCTGCTGCTGGACGACGCGCACGGGCTGGGCGTGCTGGGCGAGGGCGGCGCCGGCTGCCTGACCGCCGCCGGGCTGCGCGGCGACCCCGGGACCGCGGTGTCGGCCACCCTGTCGAAGTCGCTGGGCGCCCAGGGCGGCGCGGTGCTGGGGCCCGCCGCGGTCGTCCGGCACCTGGTGGAGACCGCGCGCACCTTCATCTTCGACACCGGGCTGGCCCCGCCGGCCGCGGCGGCGGCCCTGGCCGCGCTGCGCGTGCTGCGCGCCGAACCGGAGCGCCCCGCCCGGCTGCGCGGACTGGCCCGGGAGCTGGCCGCGGGCCTGGCCGGGTGCGGGCTGGAGGCGTCCGTCCCGGACGCCGCCGTCGTCTCGGTGACCGCGCCCTCCCCCGAGGCCTGCGTGGAGTGGGCCCGGCGCTGCGCCGACGCGGGCGTCCGGGTGGGCTGCTTCCGGCCGCCGTCCGTCCCCGACGCGCGGTCCCGGCTCCGGCTGACGCTCCGCGCCGACCTCACCGACGCCGAGCTGGCCCGCGCCCTGGACACGGTGGCGGCGACCCGCCCTTGA
- a CDS encoding Uma2 family endonuclease: MKTTELLDAHEVRYEVLTGAIVIAPPADQLHQEIQLDILMQARRVGYPATMDASVSFPGGEDEFRPDVAVYDEHTVLPRAGNRPGERVLLAVEVVSPSSRLHDEVAKRELYARLGVPAYLVVQQTGDLWTLHHTPAGAGYTRLIEGPMGDFVPVPSLPWAVRTWTLDRYMNG; encoded by the coding sequence ATGAAGACCACCGAGCTACTGGACGCGCATGAGGTCCGCTACGAGGTCCTGACCGGGGCGATCGTCATCGCACCGCCGGCGGACCAACTGCACCAGGAGATCCAGCTGGACATCCTCATGCAGGCCAGGAGGGTCGGGTATCCGGCGACGATGGACGCGTCGGTCTCCTTCCCCGGCGGAGAGGACGAGTTCCGGCCCGACGTCGCGGTCTACGACGAGCACACCGTCCTGCCGCGGGCCGGCAACCGGCCGGGGGAGCGGGTGCTGCTTGCGGTCGAGGTCGTCTCGCCCTCCTCCCGGCTGCACGACGAGGTGGCCAAGAGGGAGCTCTACGCCCGGCTCGGGGTCCCCGCCTACCTGGTCGTCCAGCAGACCGGCGACCTGTGGACCCTGCACCACACCCCGGCCGGCGCCGGCTACACCCGGCTGATCGAGGGCCCGATGGGCGACTTCGTGCCGGTGCCCTCGCTGCCCTGGGCGGTGCGCACCTGGACCCTGGACCGGTACATGAACGGCTGA
- a CDS encoding adenosylmethionine--8-amino-7-oxononanoate transaminase — protein sequence MRVPAAAAGGPGAVRTAARPGAPGKPAPAPSPDADWIRRADRDHLWHPYASVRTGPADGADAPYVVTAASGTRLRMTGPDGAEHDVVDAMSSWWSAVHGYRHPVLDAALRDQLDRFGHVMFGGLTHEPAARLAALLAEIAPDPLHHVFLADSGSVSVEVALKMCLQYQRSLGRPERRRVLTWRGGYHGDTFHAMSVCDPEGGMHALWGDVLPRQVFADAPPEGFDAAPDPRYLAHLEELVARHAGELAAVIVEPVVQGAGGMRFHSPGYLRALREITREHGVLLVFDEIATGFGRTGELFAAGHAGVAPDVMCLGKALTGGYLTLAAALCTPEVAEGIADGEVPVLAHGPTFMGNPLACAVAEASVRLLLDADWRGAVAGIERGLADGLAPARALPGVRDVRVLGAIGVIELDRPVDVPAATRAGLAAGCWLRPFRNNVYAMPPYVCGAADIERISGGMVAAARASLEATG from the coding sequence ATGCGGGTGCCCGCGGCCGCGGCGGGCGGGCCCGGCGCGGTGCGCACCGCCGCGCGCCCCGGTGCCCCCGGGAAGCCGGCCCCCGCCCCCTCCCCGGACGCCGACTGGATCCGCCGCGCCGACCGCGACCACCTGTGGCACCCCTACGCCTCGGTGCGGACCGGGCCGGCCGACGGCGCGGACGCGCCCTACGTCGTCACCGCGGCGTCGGGCACCCGGCTCCGGATGACCGGACCGGACGGCGCCGAGCACGACGTGGTGGACGCGATGTCGTCCTGGTGGTCGGCGGTGCACGGGTACCGCCACCCGGTGCTGGACGCGGCCCTGCGCGACCAGCTCGACCGGTTCGGCCACGTCATGTTCGGCGGGCTGACCCACGAGCCCGCGGCGCGGCTCGCCGCGCTCCTCGCCGAGATCGCCCCCGACCCGCTGCACCACGTCTTCCTCGCCGACTCCGGGTCGGTCTCGGTGGAGGTGGCGCTCAAGATGTGCCTGCAGTACCAGCGCTCCCTGGGACGCCCGGAGCGGCGCCGGGTGCTGACCTGGCGCGGCGGCTACCACGGGGACACCTTCCACGCGATGTCGGTGTGCGACCCGGAGGGCGGCATGCACGCCCTCTGGGGCGACGTGCTGCCCCGCCAGGTGTTCGCCGACGCCCCGCCCGAGGGGTTCGACGCAGCCCCCGACCCCCGGTACCTCGCCCACCTGGAGGAGCTGGTCGCCCGGCACGCCGGGGAGCTGGCCGCGGTCATCGTGGAGCCGGTGGTGCAGGGCGCCGGGGGGATGCGCTTCCACAGTCCCGGCTACCTGCGCGCGCTGCGCGAGATCACCCGGGAGCACGGGGTGCTGCTGGTGTTCGACGAGATCGCCACCGGCTTCGGCCGCACCGGCGAGCTGTTCGCCGCCGGCCACGCCGGCGTCGCCCCGGACGTGATGTGCCTGGGCAAGGCGCTCACCGGCGGCTACCTGACGCTCGCCGCCGCGCTGTGCACCCCGGAGGTGGCCGAGGGCATCGCCGACGGCGAGGTGCCGGTGCTCGCGCACGGCCCCACCTTCATGGGCAACCCGCTGGCCTGCGCGGTCGCCGAGGCCTCGGTCCGGCTGCTGCTCGACGCCGACTGGCGCGGCGCCGTCGCAGGCATCGAGCGCGGCCTGGCCGACGGGCTCGCCCCGGCGCGCGCCCTGCCCGGCGTGCGGGACGTGCGGGTGCTGGGCGCGATCGGGGTGATCGAACTGGACCGGCCGGTGGACGTCCCGGCCGCGACCCGCGCCGGGCTGGCCGCGGGCTGCTGGCTGCGGCCGTTCCGGAACAACGTCTACGCGATGCCGCCGTACGTGTGCGGCGCCGCGGACATCGAGCGGATCAGCGGCGGCATGGTCGCCGCCGCGCGGGCGTCCCTGGAGGCGACGGGGTGA